A region from the Beduinella massiliensis genome encodes:
- the rlmD gene encoding 23S rRNA (uracil(1939)-C(5))-methyltransferase RlmD produces the protein MPTPLHKNQLLDLTVEGYGMDAQGVCRADGFTVFVPGAIDGERVRVRIVKVERRYAFGRVEEVLSPSPARAEPPCPIYRRCGGCAAQHMRYEETLLYKQRQVQDCLSRIGGLSIEVPPVLGMEDPWHYRNKGAYPVGGTSSAPRIGFFAPRSHDLVDLPQMGCAIQRGEANAAVGAVKEWMKKSGAEPYDETLHKGLVRHVMARVARTGETMVVLAVNGEGVPHPDALVKALQEAVPTLTGVMLSVNTARTNVILGKRLVTLWGADSMIDTLCGLRFRVSPLSFFQVNPDQTEKLYGLALEFAELTGSQTVVDAYCGAGTISLLLARAARRVIGIEIVPEAIADAKENAARNGIENADFLVGASEEVLPRLVREGLTPDVVVVDPPRKGCEEAVLRAIAESAPRRVVYVSCNPATLARDAGLLSSLGYDPTRIQCVDMFCWTGAVESVMCFERRI, from the coding sequence CCGGCGCGATAGACGGAGAACGGGTACGCGTGCGCATTGTCAAGGTCGAACGCCGCTATGCCTTTGGGCGCGTGGAAGAAGTCCTCTCGCCTTCTCCCGCGCGCGCAGAGCCTCCTTGCCCCATTTACCGCCGCTGCGGGGGCTGCGCCGCACAGCACATGCGCTATGAGGAAACCCTTCTTTACAAGCAGCGCCAGGTGCAGGATTGCCTTTCCCGCATCGGCGGACTTTCTATCGAAGTCCCCCCTGTTCTGGGCATGGAGGATCCCTGGCATTACCGCAACAAGGGCGCTTACCCTGTCGGGGGCACTTCCTCCGCTCCCCGGATCGGGTTCTTTGCGCCGCGCAGCCATGATCTCGTCGATTTACCGCAGATGGGCTGCGCCATTCAGCGCGGGGAGGCCAATGCCGCTGTCGGAGCTGTAAAGGAATGGATGAAAAAAAGCGGCGCGGAGCCCTACGATGAAACTTTGCATAAGGGACTCGTCCGCCACGTCATGGCACGCGTCGCCCGCACAGGGGAAACGATGGTGGTGCTCGCGGTAAACGGCGAAGGCGTGCCCCATCCCGATGCGCTCGTAAAGGCGCTTCAAGAGGCCGTTCCCACGCTCACGGGCGTAATGCTCAGCGTCAACACAGCGCGAACGAACGTCATCCTCGGAAAGCGCCTCGTCACGCTCTGGGGGGCAGATTCGATGATCGACACGCTCTGCGGCCTGCGCTTTCGCGTGTCTCCCCTCTCCTTCTTCCAGGTCAATCCCGATCAGACGGAAAAGCTTTACGGCCTCGCGCTCGAATTTGCGGAACTCACGGGCTCTCAGACCGTGGTGGACGCCTACTGCGGCGCGGGCACGATTTCGCTGCTGCTCGCCCGCGCAGCCAGGCGCGTCATCGGCATCGAGATCGTGCCGGAGGCCATCGCGGACGCGAAGGAAAACGCCGCGCGAAACGGCATTGAAAACGCGGATTTCCTCGTGGGCGCGTCGGAGGAGGTGCTTCCGCGCCTCGTAAGGGAGGGACTTACCCCGGACGTGGTCGTCGTCGATCCGCCGCGCAAGGGCTGCGAAGAGGCGGTTCTGCGCGCTATCGCCGAGTCCGCTCCCCGCCGCGTGGTCTACGTGTCCTGCAACCCCGCCACGCTCGCGCGCGACGCAGGCTTGCTGTCCTCCCTCGGTTACGACCCCACTCGCATCCAGTGCGTGGACATGTTCTGCTGGACGGGCGCGGTCGAAAGCGTGATGTGCTTTGAGCGCAGAATCTAA